One window of the Eucalyptus grandis isolate ANBG69807.140 chromosome 8, ASM1654582v1, whole genome shotgun sequence genome contains the following:
- the LOC104417655 gene encoding calcium-transporting ATPase 12, plasma membrane-type-like has product MMSSVSRDLDEETPLQARLNRLTSFIGKVGLMVAALVLLILMVRHFTGHAQDKAGHREFTSGKTKPGDMIKAVVHIVSTTVTIAAVAIPEGLPLAGTLTLTYSLKHMMGDNSMVRKLSACETMGSATTICTDKTGTLTMNEMRVTEFWMGKEQVSVDASRKMAASILEVLLQGIGLNTTGTVQKRPSVSVPEILGSPTEKAILSWGVLELGMTMDELKQEWEIIQVEAFNSEKKRSGVAVRRRGEQVIHIQWKGAAEMILALCSDYYSQNGMVNVMKDEGRSEFRTTIKNMADKSLRCIAFAYKKINGSLAQNHGRVQEDGLILLGIVGIKDPCRPGVRNAVASCRSAGVNIKMITGDNMHTARAIALECGILNPDKDLEEEAIVEGAQFRNYSPEQRMAAIEKIQVMARSSPFDKLLMVQCLKQKGHVVAVTGDGTNDAPALKEADIGLFMGIQGTEVAKESSDIVILDDNFASVVTLLRWGRCVYNNIQKFIQFQLTLNVAALIIDFVAVVSSGEVPFTAVQLLWVNLIMDTLGVLAFATERPANDLMRKPPIGRSEPLINRVMLRNLTSQALYQVVVLLTLQFKGSSIFRMDEKVKDTIIFNCFVLCQVFNVFNARKLEEKNVFEGIHKNKLLLWIVSMTIFLQVVMVEFLKRFANTHRLGWGQWGACIGLAALSWPIGWLFKCIPISG; this is encoded by the coding sequence ATGATGAGTTCCGTGAGCCGCGACTTAGATGAGGAGACCCCGCTCCAAGCCCGTCTGAACAGATTGACTTCCTTCATCGGGAAGGTTGGACTGATGGTGGCTGCATTGGTACTTCTCATCTTGATGGTACGCCACTTCACTGGACACGCCCAAGACAAGGCTGGACACAGAGAATTCACCAGTGGGAAGACCAAGCCGGGGGACATGATAAAAGCGGTCGTGCACATAGTTTCCACGACAGTGACCATTGCGGCGGTGGCTATACCTGAGGGCTTGCCTTTGGCCGGCACTTTGACGCTGACCTACTCCTTAAAGCACATGATGGGCGACAATTCCATGGTCCGGAAGCTCTCTGCCTGTGAAACCATGGGTTCTGCCACAACGATCTGCACAGATAAAACTGGGACTCTCACAATGAACGAGATGAGGGTCACGGAGTTCTGGATGGGGAAAGAACAAGTGAGTGTAGATGCATCCAGAAAAATGGCAGCCAGCATCCTTGAAGTCCTACTACAAGGAATCGGTCTGAACACAACCGGTACTGTCCAAAAGCGACCTTCTGTATCTGTTCCTGAAATTTTAGGCAGTCCAACTGAGAAAGCAATACTTTCATGGGGTGTGCTCGAATTGGGTATGACGATGGATGAACTGAAGCAAGAATGGGAGATAATCCAAGTCGAGGCATTCAATtctgagaaaaagagaagcGGGGTTGCAGTGAGGAGGAGAGGAGAACAGGTCATTCACATACAGTGGAAGGGAGCTGCTGAGATGATCTTGGCATTGTGTTCAGATTATTATAGCCAGAATGGGATGGTGAATGTCATGAAGGATGAAGGGAGGTCTGAGTTCAGGACAACCATAAAAAATATGGCGGACAAGAGCCTGCGCTGCATCGCATTTGCctacaaaaaaatcaatggtTCACTTGCTCAAAATCATGGGAGAGTTCAGGAAGATGGACTTATATTGTTAGGGATAGTGGGGATAAAGGATCCATGCAGACCGGGCGTGAGAAACGCAGTGGCATCTTGTAGAAGTGCCGGAGTGAACATCAAAATGATCACAGGAGACAACATGCACACTGCAAGAGCTATAGCCTTGGAATGTGGGATACTCAATCCCGACaaagatcttgaagaagaagccatAGTAGAGGGTGCTCAGTTCCGCAACTACTCGCCCGAACAGAGAATGGCAGCAATCGAGAAAATCCAGGTAATGGCTAGATCGTCCCCATTTGATAAGCTTTTGATGGTGCAGTGCTTGAAGCAGAAAGGACATGTGGTGGCAGTCACTGGTGATGGCACGAATGACGCACCAGCCCTAAAAGAAGCGGATATTGGCCTCTTCATGGGCATCCAAGGCACTGAGGTGGCAAAGGAGAGCTCAGATATCGTCATCCTGGATGATAATTTCGCCTCTGTGGTGACTCTGCTGAGGTGGGGGCGGTGCGTCTACAACAACATTCAAAAGTTCATCCAGTTTCAGCTCACATTGAATGTGGCCGCCCTCATCATCGACTTCGTTGCTGTGGTCTCTTCCGGTGAGGTCCCTTTTACGGCAGTCCAGCTTCTTTGGGTGAACTTGATCATGGACACCCTGGGAGTTTTGGCGTTCGCCACGGAGCGACCCGCAAATGATCTCATGCGAAAGCCCCCTATTGGACGTTCGGAGCCGCTTATCAACAGAGTCATGTTGAGGAATCTCACATCTCAGGCCTTGTACCAAGTTGTCGTGCTCCTGACCCTACAATTCAAGGGGAGTTCCATCTTTAGAATGGACGAGAAAGTGAAGGACACAATTATCTTCAACTGCTTCGTCCTCTGCCAGGTCTTCAACGTATTTAACGCCAGGAAGctggaggaaaagaatgtgttcgAAGGGATACATAAGAACAAGTTGCTCTTGTGGATCGTTAGCATGACCATATTTCTTCAGGTGGTAATGGTGGAGTTTCTGAAGAGGTTTGCCAACACCCATAGGCTGGGCTGGGGACAATGGGGTGCTTGCATCGGGCTCGCAGCTTTGTCTTGGCCGATAGGTTGGCTTTTTAAATGCATCCCAATCTCGGGCTAA